The Shewanella sp. NFH-SH190041 genome has a window encoding:
- a CDS encoding SDR family oxidoreductase, with protein MSQLPEYVAGHGLLTGRSVLITAAAGAGIGFSAAKRAAEEGCRALMISDIHPARLEAAVETLKSETGLGRIYGQLCDVSDEAQVQALIEAAEHQLGGVDVLINNAGLGGQKSVVEMTDAEWSRVLDITLTGTFRMTRAMLPHMQRRRRGVIVNNASVLGWRAQKEQAHYAAAKAGVMALTRCSALEAAEYGIRINAVSPSLALHDFLKKASSAELLEQLAAKEAFGRGAEVWEVANVMMFLASDYASYMTGEIVPVSSQRA; from the coding sequence ATGAGTCAGCTTCCTGAATATGTCGCCGGCCACGGTCTGTTAACCGGGCGCTCAGTTTTGATCACCGCTGCGGCAGGAGCCGGCATCGGCTTTTCTGCTGCAAAAAGAGCGGCGGAAGAAGGATGTCGCGCGCTGATGATCTCTGATATTCATCCTGCTAGGCTTGAGGCGGCGGTGGAAACGTTAAAAAGTGAAACCGGGCTGGGGCGCATTTATGGTCAGCTGTGTGATGTCAGTGATGAGGCGCAGGTTCAAGCCTTGATTGAGGCAGCTGAACATCAACTCGGTGGGGTTGATGTGCTGATCAATAATGCCGGATTGGGCGGACAAAAAAGTGTGGTTGAGATGACCGATGCGGAATGGAGTCGGGTGTTAGATATTACGCTGACCGGTACTTTTCGTATGACCCGAGCCATGTTACCCCATATGCAACGTCGACGCCGGGGAGTGATTGTAAACAATGCCTCGGTATTAGGTTGGCGGGCACAAAAAGAACAAGCACATTATGCCGCGGCCAAAGCTGGGGTGATGGCGCTCACCCGTTGTAGCGCGTTGGAAGCTGCGGAATATGGCATCCGCATTAATGCGGTGTCGCCATCTTTGGCACTGCATGATTTTCTGAAAAAAGCTTCTTCGGCAGAATTGCTGGAGCAGCTGGCCGCTAAAGAAGCATTTGGCCGCGGCGCCGAAGTCTGGGAGGTGGCAAATGTGATGATGTTCCTGGCCAGTGATTATGCCTCATATATGACGGGGGAAATTGTCCCGGTCAGCTCCCAGCGCGCCTAA
- a CDS encoding MaoC family dehydratase: MANVVISSAAQLLQSAGLSLGETQWLTITQERVNLFAEATGDHQWIHVDPVKAADGPFGTCIAHGYLTLSLVNQFLPSLLDVENLAMGVNYGCDKVRFPAAVPVGSRLRGRGEIIAVEANGNTVQAVIRVSVEIEGSERPACVVDTISRYSFNAAGL, encoded by the coding sequence ATGGCCAATGTTGTTATTTCATCTGCCGCGCAGTTATTGCAGTCCGCCGGGTTATCCCTCGGTGAAACACAGTGGCTGACGATTACCCAAGAAAGGGTGAACTTATTTGCCGAAGCCACAGGCGATCATCAGTGGATCCATGTCGACCCGGTTAAAGCTGCCGATGGGCCATTTGGCACTTGTATCGCCCACGGCTATTTGACTCTGTCACTGGTGAATCAGTTTTTACCCTCGCTACTGGATGTAGAAAATTTAGCGATGGGGGTTAATTATGGCTGTGACAAGGTGCGCTTTCCTGCTGCGGTGCCCGTTGGTAGTCGTCTGCGCGGGCGAGGTGAAATTATTGCCGTTGAAGCAAATGGCAACACGGTGCAAGCGGTGATCCGGGTGAGCGTGGAAATAGAAGGTAGCGAACGCCCGGCTTGTGTGGTCGATACCATCAGTCGCTACAGTTTTAATGCCGCAGGGCTTTAA